Proteins from a single region of Salipiger sp. H15:
- a CDS encoding S-methyl-5'-thioadenosine phosphorylase, with translation MTDTMIGVIGGSGVYDLDTLEGRKWITVETPWGAPSDQVLTGTLGGVRMAFLPRHGRGHRLSPSSVPYRANIDALKRLGVTDVISVSACGSFREEMAPGDFVIVDQFIDRTFAREKSFFGTGCVAHVSLAHPTCPRLGAHARNAARDAGITVHDGGTYLAMEGPQFSTLAESRMYRESWGADVIGMTNMPEAKLAREAELCYASVAMVTDYDCWHPEHGAVEVSDIVKVLQGNAEKARALVSRLPALLGATRAPCPHGCDRALEHAIITAPSARDPDLIARLGAVAGRVLGA, from the coding sequence ATGACGGACACGATGATCGGGGTGATCGGCGGATCGGGGGTCTACGACCTCGACACGCTCGAGGGACGCAAGTGGATCACGGTTGAGACACCCTGGGGCGCACCCTCGGACCAGGTGCTCACCGGCACGCTCGGCGGGGTGCGGATGGCCTTCCTGCCGCGGCACGGGCGCGGCCACCGTCTCTCGCCCTCCTCGGTGCCCTACCGTGCCAACATCGACGCGCTGAAGCGGCTCGGGGTGACCGACGTGATCTCGGTCTCGGCCTGCGGCTCGTTCCGCGAGGAGATGGCGCCGGGCGATTTCGTCATCGTCGACCAGTTCATCGACCGCACCTTCGCCCGGGAAAAGAGCTTCTTCGGCACCGGCTGCGTGGCGCATGTCTCGCTCGCCCATCCCACCTGCCCGCGGCTCGGCGCCCATGCGCGCAACGCGGCGCGGGACGCGGGGATCACCGTGCACGACGGCGGCACCTACCTCGCGATGGAGGGACCGCAGTTCTCGACCCTCGCGGAATCGCGCATGTACCGCGAGAGCTGGGGCGCGGACGTGATCGGCATGACCAACATGCCCGAGGCCAAGCTCGCCCGCGAGGCCGAGCTCTGCTACGCCTCGGTCGCCATGGTCACCGATTACGACTGCTGGCACCCCGAGCATGGCGCGGTCGAGGTGTCGGACATCGTCAAGGTGCTGCAGGGCAACGCGGAAAAGGCGCGGGCGCTGGTCTCGCGGCTGCCGGCGCTGCTCGGGGCGACGCGCGCACCCTGCCCGCACGGCTGCGACCGCGCGCTCGAGCACGCGATCATCACCGCGCCCTCGGCGCGCGACCCCGATCTCATAGCGCGGCTCGGCGCCGTGGCGGGCCGGGTGCTGGGCGCCTGA
- a CDS encoding LysE family transporter: MPLDLWLTFVAASIALLLIPGPTVLLVLSYALSKGRSVALASAAGVALGDFTAMSLSLAGLGALVLASATAFTLLKWIGALYLVWMGVKLLRSAPGAGLAVPRADVSARGIFAHAAAVTALNPKSIAFFIAFVPQFVDTGAPLLPQFALLVTTFVTLAALNVLAYALAADRLRSLIGRPAVLTWLTRAGGAALIAMGALTATLRRAA, encoded by the coding sequence ATGCCCCTCGACCTCTGGCTGACCTTCGTCGCCGCCTCGATTGCCCTGCTGCTGATCCCCGGACCGACGGTGCTTCTGGTGCTGTCCTACGCCCTCTCGAAGGGGCGCTCGGTGGCGCTCGCCTCGGCGGCGGGCGTGGCGCTGGGGGATTTCACCGCGATGAGCCTGTCGCTGGCCGGGCTCGGCGCGCTGGTGCTGGCCTCGGCCACCGCCTTCACCCTGCTGAAGTGGATCGGCGCGCTCTACCTCGTGTGGATGGGGGTGAAGCTGCTGCGCTCCGCGCCCGGCGCCGGCCTCGCCGTACCCCGCGCCGACGTCAGCGCCCGCGGCATCTTCGCCCATGCCGCGGCGGTCACCGCGCTCAACCCCAAGAGCATCGCCTTCTTCATCGCCTTCGTGCCGCAGTTCGTCGACACGGGCGCGCCGCTGCTGCCGCAGTTCGCGCTGCTGGTCACCACCTTCGTCACGCTTGCGGCGCTCAACGTGCTGGCCTATGCGCTGGCCGCGGACCGGCTGCGCAGCCTGATCGGCCGCCCCGCGGTGCTCACCTGGCTCACCCGCGCCGGCGGCGCGGCGCTGATCGCCATGGGCGCCCTCACCGCCACGCTGCGCCGCGCCGCCTGA
- a CDS encoding adenine phosphoribosyltransferase: MKPPKTIADYIRTIPDYPHAGILFRDVTPLCADPQGFRLAIDQLTLPFTGQKIDKVVGPEARGFLLGGAVAHQLSAGFAALRKAGKLPPPVIAQSYALEYGEATVELSEHAITPGDRVLLVDDLIATGGTAEAAVALVERLGGTVVGAAFIIDLPDLGGRRRLEALGVQVHALCAYDGL, encoded by the coding sequence ATGAAGCCTCCCAAGACCATTGCCGACTACATCCGCACGATCCCCGACTATCCGCACGCGGGCATCCTCTTCCGCGACGTGACGCCGCTCTGCGCCGATCCGCAGGGCTTCCGCCTCGCCATCGACCAGCTGACCCTGCCCTTCACCGGCCAGAAGATCGACAAGGTGGTCGGCCCCGAGGCGCGCGGCTTCCTGCTCGGCGGCGCCGTGGCGCACCAGCTCTCGGCCGGGTTCGCGGCGCTGCGCAAGGCGGGCAAGCTGCCGCCGCCGGTGATCGCGCAGAGCTACGCGCTGGAATACGGCGAGGCGACGGTCGAGCTTTCCGAGCACGCCATCACCCCCGGCGACCGGGTGCTGCTGGTGGATGACCTCATCGCCACGGGCGGCACCGCCGAGGCGGCGGTGGCGCTGGTCGAACGGCTCGGCGGCACGGTGGTCGGCGCCGCCTTCATCATCGACCTGCCGGATCTCGGCGGGCGCAGGCGGCTCGAGGCGCTCGGCGTGCAGGTGCACGCGCTCTGCGCCTACGACGGGCTCTGA
- the phaZ gene encoding polyhydroxyalkanoate depolymerase, with protein sequence MRQMATYDLMETFRNTNQWLGATARTMASYPAFAAIPNPMIGWMAAWGEVTERTFERMVVKPDWGIRTVTCNDGRDHVVEPTTVVEKPFGDLVHFEVVGRPPKARKVLLVAPMSGHYATLLRSTAVSLLPDCELYVTDWRNARDIPVSDGKFDIEDYTLYLMDFMRALGPDTNVIAVCQPAPLTLAATAYLAELEPGAQPRTLTLIGGPIDPNATPTDVTDFGHRVTMGQLEETMIQRVGYKYAGVGRPVYPGLLQLASFMSMNAERHSKAFSEQILRVCRGEASDYDAHNRFYDEYLAVMDMTAEFYLSTVERIFKNGEIASNSFVVNGHKVDIGKITDVAVMTVEGANDDISAPGQCVAALDLCTGLPDGKKLQHLEPGAGHYGIFAGRSWRNNIRPLVLDFIDRNSDAPRKAANSNAA encoded by the coding sequence ATGCGTCAAATGGCGACCTACGATCTGATGGAGACCTTCCGGAACACCAACCAGTGGCTCGGGGCCACGGCGCGGACCATGGCCTCCTACCCGGCCTTCGCGGCGATCCCGAACCCGATGATCGGCTGGATGGCGGCCTGGGGCGAGGTGACCGAGCGCACCTTCGAGCGCATGGTGGTCAAGCCCGACTGGGGCATCCGCACCGTGACCTGCAACGACGGCCGCGACCACGTGGTCGAGCCCACCACCGTGGTCGAGAAGCCCTTCGGCGATCTCGTGCATTTCGAGGTGGTCGGCCGCCCGCCCAAGGCGCGCAAGGTGCTGCTGGTCGCGCCCATGTCGGGCCATTACGCGACGCTGCTGCGCTCCACCGCCGTCTCGCTGCTGCCCGACTGCGAGCTCTATGTCACCGACTGGCGCAACGCCCGCGACATTCCCGTGTCGGACGGCAAGTTCGACATCGAGGACTACACGCTCTACCTCATGGACTTCATGCGCGCGCTCGGGCCCGACACCAACGTGATCGCGGTCTGCCAGCCGGCGCCGCTGACGCTGGCCGCCACCGCCTACCTCGCCGAGCTCGAGCCCGGGGCGCAGCCGCGCACGCTGACGCTCATCGGCGGGCCGATCGACCCGAATGCGACCCCCACCGATGTCACCGACTTCGGCCACCGGGTGACCATGGGCCAGCTCGAGGAGACGATGATCCAGCGCGTCGGCTACAAGTACGCGGGCGTCGGGCGGCCGGTCTACCCGGGGCTGCTGCAGCTCGCCTCCTTCATGTCGATGAACGCCGAGCGCCACTCCAAGGCCTTCTCCGAGCAGATCCTGCGGGTCTGCCGGGGCGAGGCCTCGGATTACGACGCGCACAACCGTTTCTACGACGAGTATCTCGCGGTGATGGACATGACCGCCGAGTTCTACCTCTCGACCGTCGAGCGCATCTTCAAGAACGGCGAGATCGCCTCGAACAGCTTCGTGGTGAACGGGCACAAGGTCGACATCGGCAAGATCACCGACGTGGCGGTGATGACCGTCGAGGGTGCGAACGACGACATCTCGGCGCCGGGCCAGTGCGTCGCCGCGCTCGATCTCTGCACCGGGCTGCCGGACGGCAAGAAGCTGCAGCACCTCGAGCCGGGCGCGGGCCATTACGGCATCTTCGCCGGGCGCAGCTGGCGCAACAACATCCGCCCGCTGGTGCTGGACTTCATCGACCGCAACTCGGACGCGCCGCGCAAGGCGGCCAACAGCAACGCGGCCTGA
- the phaC gene encoding class I poly(R)-hydroxyalkanoic acid synthase, with protein MTTTPGTDLTSDRARLEANIEKIEALSQRLMEAISRRKPINPALNGPDPLLYGKAAQAYWQEWMQNPAKVFEQQVSYWGKALSHYLEAQAALAGGQLAPPADTGPKDKRFTNPLWDSHPYFNFIKQQYLITSEAIHRSVDEIADLDPKEKKRLRYFARQIVDMMAPTNFFATNPDALQKALETEGESLVKGMENLVADLEANNGELVVRLADEKAFQLGGNIATAEGEVVFRNRMMELIQYKPTTEKVRETPIVLFPPWINKYYILDLKPQNSLIRYIVDQGYTLYVVSWVNADESYADVGLEDYIEDGYLAAIRVAREICGTEQVNAVGYCIAGTTLALTLSLLKQRGDSSVKSATFFTTLTDFSDQGEFTPFLQDDFVDGIEAEINASGILKSFIMSRTFSFLRSTDLIYTPAIRSYMMGETPPAFDLLYWNGDGANLPGKMTIEYLRGLCQQNLFSRGEFEMQGLKLDIRDVDVPLISIAAEGDHIAAWKDCYRGVQKMGSRSKTFVLSESGHIAGIVNPPNKNKYGHYVNPDLKLPAEDWQAGATFHDKLSWWPLWEEWLRKRSGKLVPARIPGDSAHRSLGPAPGKYVRVKAA; from the coding sequence ATGACAACTACTCCGGGCACGGACCTCACGTCTGACCGCGCACGACTCGAAGCAAATATTGAGAAGATCGAAGCCCTTTCTCAACGTCTTATGGAAGCAATTTCGCGACGTAAGCCCATCAATCCTGCTTTGAACGGGCCCGATCCCCTGCTTTACGGCAAGGCCGCGCAGGCCTACTGGCAGGAGTGGATGCAGAATCCCGCCAAGGTGTTCGAGCAGCAGGTGTCCTACTGGGGCAAGGCGCTGAGTCACTACCTCGAGGCGCAGGCCGCGCTGGCCGGAGGGCAGCTCGCCCCGCCCGCGGACACCGGTCCGAAGGACAAGCGATTCACCAACCCGCTCTGGGACAGCCACCCCTACTTCAACTTCATCAAGCAGCAGTATCTCATTACCTCCGAGGCGATTCACCGCTCGGTGGACGAGATCGCCGACCTCGACCCCAAGGAAAAGAAGCGCCTGCGCTACTTCGCGCGCCAGATCGTCGACATGATGGCGCCGACCAACTTCTTCGCCACCAACCCCGACGCGCTGCAGAAGGCGCTGGAGACCGAGGGCGAGAGCCTGGTGAAGGGGATGGAGAACCTCGTCGCCGACCTCGAGGCGAACAACGGCGAGCTGGTCGTGCGGCTCGCCGACGAAAAGGCCTTCCAGCTGGGCGGGAACATCGCCACCGCCGAGGGCGAGGTCGTGTTCCGCAACCGGATGATGGAGCTGATCCAGTACAAGCCCACCACCGAGAAGGTGCGCGAGACGCCGATCGTGCTCTTTCCGCCGTGGATCAACAAGTACTACATCCTCGACCTCAAGCCGCAGAACAGCCTGATCCGCTACATCGTCGACCAGGGCTACACGCTCTACGTCGTGAGCTGGGTCAACGCCGACGAGAGCTACGCCGACGTCGGGCTCGAGGATTACATCGAGGACGGCTATCTCGCCGCCATCCGGGTCGCGCGCGAGATCTGCGGCACCGAGCAGGTCAACGCGGTCGGCTACTGCATCGCCGGGACGACGCTGGCGCTGACCCTGTCGCTTCTGAAGCAGCGCGGCGACAGCTCGGTCAAGTCCGCGACTTTCTTCACCACGCTCACCGATTTCTCCGACCAGGGCGAGTTCACGCCGTTCCTGCAGGACGATTTCGTCGACGGGATCGAGGCCGAGATCAATGCCAGCGGCATCCTCAAGAGCTTCATCATGTCGCGCACCTTCTCGTTCCTGCGCTCCACGGACCTGATCTACACCCCCGCCATCCGCAGCTACATGATGGGCGAGACGCCGCCGGCCTTCGACCTGCTCTACTGGAACGGCGACGGCGCCAACCTGCCGGGGAAGATGACCATCGAGTACCTGCGCGGGCTCTGCCAGCAGAACCTCTTCTCGCGCGGGGAGTTCGAGATGCAGGGGCTGAAGCTCGACATCCGGGACGTGGACGTGCCGCTGATCTCGATCGCCGCCGAGGGCGACCACATCGCCGCCTGGAAGGACTGCTACCGCGGCGTGCAGAAGATGGGCTCGCGCTCGAAGACCTTCGTGCTCTCGGAATCGGGCCACATCGCCGGCATCGTGAACCCGCCGAACAAGAACAAGTACGGCCATTACGTGAACCCGGACCTCAAGCTGCCGGCCGAGGACTGGCAGGCAGGTGCCACCTTCCACGACAAGCTGTCCTGGTGGCCGCTCTGGGAGGAGTGGCTGCGCAAGCGGTCGGGCAAACTGGTGCCGGCCCGCATCCCCGGCGATTCGGCGCACCGGTCGCTTGGCCCCGCCCCGGGAAAATACGTGCGGGTGAAGGCTGCGTAA
- a CDS encoding phasin family protein: MAKTQDFTAMMKDMMGAFPVDTKAMDEAFKTSATLNEKLSAVALEAAEKSTEISAKWTKETLSKLSDMSKVKKEPADYAKAMTDFASAQAEVAAENMAAFAEIAKKVQMDTVELMMAAGKDFTEDASAAVKKATDEMTAAAKKTTAAAAK; this comes from the coding sequence ATGGCTAAGACTCAAGACTTCACCGCCATGATGAAGGACATGATGGGCGCGTTCCCCGTGGACACCAAGGCCATGGACGAAGCCTTCAAGACTTCCGCAACCCTGAACGAGAAGCTCTCGGCGGTTGCGCTCGAAGCGGCTGAAAAATCCACCGAGATCTCGGCCAAGTGGACCAAGGAAACGCTCTCGAAGCTCTCCGACATGTCCAAGGTCAAGAAAGAGCCGGCGGATTACGCCAAGGCGATGACCGATTTCGCCTCCGCACAGGCCGAAGTCGCCGCCGAGAACATGGCCGCCTTCGCAGAGATCGCGAAGAAGGTGCAGATGGACACCGTCGAGCTGATGATGGCCGCAGGCAAGGACTTCACCGAAGACGCCTCCGCCGCCGTCAAGAAGGCGACCGACGAGATGACCGCCGCCGCCAAGAAGACCACCGCGGCCGCCGCGAAGTAA
- a CDS encoding CoA transferase subunit B, with the protein MPWDRNQMAARAAEELEDGMYVNLGIGIPTLVANYVGDKEITLQSENGMLGMGPFPFEGDEDPDLINAGKQTITELPKTSYFDSSMSFAMIRGGKIAAAILGAMEVAENGDLANWMIPGKLVKGMGGAMDLVAGVGRVIVVMDHTNKHGESKVLKECTLPLTGKGVVDRIITNLGVLDVVEGGLKIVETAEGVTEDELRAATEATIVN; encoded by the coding sequence ATGCCTTGGGATCGCAACCAGATGGCCGCGCGCGCGGCCGAGGAACTCGAAGACGGCATGTACGTGAACCTCGGGATTGGCATCCCGACGCTGGTCGCCAACTACGTCGGCGACAAGGAGATCACGCTGCAGTCCGAGAACGGCATGCTGGGCATGGGCCCGTTCCCCTTCGAGGGTGACGAGGATCCGGACCTCATCAACGCCGGCAAGCAGACCATCACCGAGCTGCCCAAGACGTCGTATTTCGACAGCTCCATGTCCTTCGCGATGATCCGCGGCGGCAAGATCGCGGCGGCGATCCTCGGCGCCATGGAAGTGGCCGAGAACGGCGACCTCGCGAACTGGATGATCCCGGGCAAGCTGGTCAAGGGCATGGGCGGCGCCATGGACCTCGTGGCGGGCGTCGGCCGCGTCATCGTGGTCATGGACCACACCAACAAGCACGGCGAGAGCAAGGTGCTGAAGGAATGCACCCTGCCGCTGACCGGCAAGGGCGTGGTCGACCGGATCATCACCAACCTCGGCGTGCTGGACGTCGTCGAGGGCGGGCTGAAGATCGTCGAGACCGCCGAGGGCGTGACCGAGGACGAGCTGCGCGCGGCGACCGAGGCGACCATCGTCAACTGA
- a CDS encoding CoA transferase subunit A, whose product MKKVYGSAAEALDGLLFDGMTIAAGGFGLCGIPELLIDALVESGVKDLTIASNNCGVDGFGLGKLLDTKQIKKMMSSYVGENAEFMRQYLSGELELEFNPQGTLAERMRAGGAGIPGFYTKTGVGTVVAEGKETKVFNGQEYVLEEGIFADLSIVKAWKADTTGNCVFRKTARNFNPPAAMCGKVCVMEVEEIVQPGELDPDHIHLPGIFVHRIIKGEHEKRIEQRTVRKREEA is encoded by the coding sequence ATGAAGAAAGTTTACGGCTCCGCCGCCGAGGCGCTGGACGGGCTGCTCTTCGACGGGATGACCATCGCGGCGGGCGGTTTCGGCCTCTGCGGCATCCCCGAGCTGCTGATCGACGCGCTGGTGGAGAGCGGCGTCAAGGATCTGACCATCGCGTCGAACAACTGCGGCGTCGACGGCTTCGGCCTCGGCAAGCTGCTCGACACCAAGCAGATCAAGAAGATGATGAGCTCCTACGTGGGCGAGAACGCCGAGTTCATGCGCCAGTACCTGTCTGGCGAGCTCGAGCTCGAGTTCAACCCGCAGGGCACGCTGGCCGAGCGCATGCGCGCCGGCGGCGCGGGCATCCCGGGCTTCTACACCAAGACCGGCGTCGGCACGGTGGTGGCCGAGGGCAAGGAGACAAAGGTCTTCAACGGCCAGGAATACGTGCTCGAAGAGGGCATCTTCGCCGACCTCAGCATCGTCAAGGCCTGGAAGGCCGACACCACGGGCAACTGCGTGTTCCGCAAGACGGCGCGCAACTTCAACCCGCCGGCTGCCATGTGCGGCAAGGTCTGCGTGATGGAAGTCGAGGAGATCGTGCAGCCGGGCGAGCTTGACCCGGATCACATCCATCTGCCGGGCATCTTCGTGCATCGCATCATCAAGGGCGAGCACGAGAAGCGGATCGAACAGCGCACCGTGCGCAAGCGGGAGGAAGCCTGA
- the topA gene encoding type I DNA topoisomerase yields the protein MPVVVVESPAKAKTINKYLGSDYTVLASYGHVRDLPAKDGSVDTDNDFDMTWEIGADSRKHVSAIAEALKNDNALILATDPDREGEAISWHLKEALTKRRSIRKDTAVSRVTFNAITKAAVTEAMQNPREIDAPLVEAYLARRALDYLVGFNLSPVLWRKLPGARSAGRVQSVCLRLIVEREMEIEAFNPREYWQVKALLTTPRGQEFEARLTTLAGRKLDRYDLENATQTEMAVQAVAKRALKILSVEARPSTRNPSAPFMTSTLQQEASRKFGMGARACMNAAQRLYEAGHITYMRTDGIDMAPEAVTACREAIADRFGKQYVPGSPRIYKNKAKNAQEAHECIRPTDMTKDAEALKLREDDQRKLYDLIWKRTLACQMEAARLERTTVEIGSDDQQVGLRATGQVVIFDGFLKIYEEGRDDVEGEDDKRLPQIMQGENAAFAKSGLRAQHEKAAERATPASGISSILSDNNAVLGTQSFTQPPPRYTEATLVKRMEELGIGRPSTYASVITTIQDREYVKKEQNRLIPEDKGRIVTIFLLNFFRKYVGYEFTAELENELDEVSAGEMDWKSVLAKFWRDFSAAISETSELRISEVLDVLDEALAPQLYPPREDGSDPRICPKCGNGQLHLKTSRTGGFVGCGNYPECTYTRPIAGEGAEGDERLLGEDQGDEIWLKAGRFGPYVQRGEPTAENKKPPRASLPRGWSKDDLTLEKALVLLSLPRQIGEHPEGGAVSANFGRFGPYIMHQLPDDAKPTYVNLKDPAEVFEIGMNRAVEMLAEKRANPGGRGRAAAKALKEVGDHPEGGAIAIFDGRYGPYVKWEKVNATLPKDTDPESVTLEQALALIAEKSAKSGAKKKAAPKKAAAKASTTKKTAAKKAPAKKSAAKSDE from the coding sequence ATGCCCGTCGTCGTCGTCGAATCCCCGGCCAAAGCCAAGACAATCAACAAGTATCTGGGATCCGACTACACGGTGCTCGCCTCCTACGGCCACGTCCGGGACCTGCCGGCGAAGGACGGGTCGGTCGACACCGACAACGATTTCGACATGACCTGGGAGATCGGCGCCGACTCGCGCAAGCATGTCTCGGCCATCGCCGAGGCGCTCAAGAATGACAACGCGCTCATTCTCGCGACCGACCCTGATCGCGAGGGAGAGGCGATCTCGTGGCACCTGAAGGAGGCGCTGACCAAGCGCCGCTCGATCCGCAAGGACACTGCGGTGAGCCGGGTCACCTTCAACGCGATCACCAAGGCCGCCGTCACCGAGGCGATGCAGAACCCGCGCGAGATCGACGCGCCGCTGGTCGAGGCCTACCTCGCCCGCCGCGCGCTCGACTACCTCGTCGGCTTCAACCTCTCGCCGGTGCTCTGGCGGAAGCTGCCGGGCGCGCGCTCGGCGGGCCGGGTGCAGTCGGTCTGCCTGCGGCTCATCGTCGAGCGCGAGATGGAGATCGAGGCCTTCAATCCCCGCGAATACTGGCAGGTCAAGGCGCTGCTGACGACGCCGCGCGGGCAGGAGTTCGAGGCGCGGCTGACCACGCTCGCAGGCCGCAAGCTCGACCGCTACGATCTCGAGAACGCCACCCAGACCGAGATGGCGGTGCAGGCCGTCGCCAAGCGCGCGCTGAAGATCCTCTCGGTCGAGGCGCGGCCCAGCACCCGCAACCCCTCGGCCCCGTTCATGACCTCGACCCTGCAGCAGGAGGCGAGCCGCAAGTTCGGCATGGGCGCGCGCGCCTGCATGAACGCGGCGCAGCGGCTCTACGAGGCGGGGCACATCACCTACATGCGGACCGACGGCATCGACATGGCCCCCGAGGCGGTGACCGCGTGCCGCGAGGCCATCGCCGACCGTTTCGGCAAGCAATACGTGCCGGGCAGCCCGCGCATCTACAAGAACAAGGCCAAGAACGCGCAGGAAGCGCACGAGTGCATCCGCCCGACCGACATGACCAAGGACGCCGAGGCGCTGAAGCTGCGCGAGGATGACCAGCGCAAGCTCTACGACCTGATCTGGAAGCGCACGCTGGCCTGCCAGATGGAGGCGGCGCGGCTCGAGCGCACCACGGTCGAGATCGGCTCGGACGACCAGCAGGTCGGGCTGCGCGCCACCGGCCAAGTGGTGATCTTCGACGGCTTCCTGAAGATCTACGAAGAGGGCCGCGACGACGTCGAGGGCGAAGACGACAAGCGCCTGCCGCAGATCATGCAGGGCGAGAACGCCGCCTTTGCCAAGTCGGGCCTCAGGGCGCAGCACGAGAAGGCCGCCGAGCGCGCGACGCCAGCCTCGGGCATCTCGTCGATCCTGTCGGACAACAATGCCGTGCTCGGCACGCAGAGCTTCACCCAGCCGCCGCCGCGCTACACCGAGGCGACGCTGGTCAAGCGCATGGAAGAGCTCGGCATCGGGCGCCCTTCGACCTATGCCTCGGTGATCACCACGATCCAGGACCGCGAATACGTCAAGAAGGAGCAGAACCGCCTCATCCCCGAGGACAAGGGCCGGATCGTCACGATCTTCCTGCTCAACTTCTTCCGCAAGTACGTGGGCTACGAGTTCACTGCCGAGCTCGAGAACGAGCTCGACGAGGTCTCGGCCGGCGAGATGGACTGGAAGTCGGTGCTTGCCAAGTTCTGGCGCGATTTCTCGGCGGCGATCTCGGAGACCTCCGAGCTGCGCATCTCCGAGGTGCTCGACGTGCTCGACGAGGCGCTGGCGCCGCAGCTCTACCCGCCGCGCGAGGACGGCTCCGACCCGCGCATCTGCCCCAAGTGCGGCAACGGCCAACTGCACCTGAAGACCTCGCGCACCGGCGGCTTCGTCGGATGCGGCAACTACCCCGAGTGCACCTACACCCGCCCGATCGCGGGCGAAGGGGCCGAGGGTGACGAGCGGCTGCTCGGCGAGGATCAGGGCGACGAGATCTGGCTCAAGGCCGGGCGCTTCGGCCCCTACGTGCAGCGCGGCGAGCCGACGGCCGAGAACAAGAAGCCGCCGCGGGCCTCGCTGCCGCGCGGCTGGTCGAAGGACGACCTGACGTTGGAGAAGGCGCTGGTGCTGCTGTCGCTGCCGCGGCAGATCGGCGAGCACCCCGAGGGCGGCGCGGTCTCGGCCAACTTCGGGCGCTTCGGCCCCTATATCATGCACCAGTTGCCCGACGACGCGAAGCCGACCTACGTGAACCTCAAGGATCCGGCCGAGGTCTTCGAGATCGGCATGAACCGCGCGGTCGAGATGCTGGCCGAGAAGCGCGCGAACCCCGGCGGGCGCGGCCGTGCCGCGGCCAAGGCGCTGAAGGAGGTCGGTGATCACCCCGAGGGCGGCGCGATCGCCATCTTCGACGGGCGCTACGGGCCTTACGTCAAGTGGGAGAAGGTGAACGCCACCCTGCCCAAGGACACGGATCCGGAAAGCGTCACGCTCGAGCAGGCGCTGGCGCTGATCGCCGAGAAGTCCGCCAAGTCGGGCGCCAAGAAGAAGGCAGCCCCGAAAAAGGCGGCGGCCAAGGCGAGCACCACCAAGAAGACCGCTGCCAAGAAGGCACCGGCGAAGAAGAGCGCGGCGAAGTCGGACGAGTGA
- the dprA gene encoding DNA-processing protein DprA encodes MTGHTQTSNHPPLPPTTEADRLAWLRLLRSRRVGPTTFWRLLAEHGSAAAGLDALPAVAAGAGVEDYRICPEGVVQAELAAGARAGATLVFRGAPGYPPGLAEMEDAPPLLWVIGQGALLHRPAVALVGARNASSLGARTARLLARGLAEAGWLVVSGLARGIDAEAHRAALAGGEAGGTAAVMAGGVDVIYPQENALLAAEIRDRGVLLSEQPPGMQPQARHFPTRNRIVSGMAQGVVVVEAAVKSGSLITARCALDQGREVMAVPGHPLDGRAGGCNLLLRDGARLVRNAEDVIEALARPEPARPEPAVAVPEAPGRAVQVPPPPPERRSRAETRALHQRILDRLGPVPVPEDQVIRDLGGQVAQIAPALTDLELEGRLERRPGGLLSRLS; translated from the coding sequence ATGACCGGGCACACACAGACTTCCAACCACCCCCCACTCCCACCCACCACGGAAGCCGACCGGCTGGCTTGGCTCCGTCTCTTGCGCTCACGCCGGGTGGGGCCGACGACCTTCTGGCGGCTCCTGGCCGAGCATGGCTCCGCCGCCGCCGGGCTGGACGCGCTGCCCGCGGTGGCCGCCGGGGCCGGGGTCGAGGATTATCGCATCTGTCCCGAGGGCGTGGTGCAGGCCGAGCTTGCGGCCGGCGCCCGCGCCGGCGCGACTTTGGTGTTTCGCGGCGCTCCCGGCTACCCGCCCGGGCTTGCCGAGATGGAGGATGCGCCGCCGCTGCTCTGGGTGATCGGGCAGGGCGCGCTGCTGCACCGCCCCGCCGTGGCCCTGGTGGGCGCGCGCAATGCCTCCTCGCTCGGCGCGCGCACCGCGCGGTTGCTGGCGCGGGGGCTGGCCGAGGCTGGCTGGCTGGTGGTTTCGGGCCTCGCGCGCGGCATCGACGCCGAGGCGCATCGCGCGGCGCTCGCGGGCGGCGAGGCGGGCGGCACCGCGGCGGTCATGGCCGGCGGGGTCGACGTGATCTATCCGCAGGAGAATGCGCTGCTGGCGGCCGAGATCCGGGACCGCGGCGTGCTCCTGTCCGAGCAGCCCCCGGGGATGCAGCCGCAGGCGCGGCATTTCCCGACCCGCAACCGCATCGTCTCGGGCATGGCGCAGGGCGTGGTGGTGGTCGAGGCGGCGGTGAAATCCGGCTCGCTGATCACCGCGCGCTGCGCGCTCGACCAGGGGCGCGAGGTGATGGCGGTGCCCGGCCATCCGCTCGACGGGCGCGCGGGCGGGTGCAACCTGCTGCTGCGCGACGGGGCAAGGCTGGTGCGCAATGCCGAGGACGTGATCGAGGCGCTGGCGCGGCCCGAGCCCGCACGCCCGGAGCCCGCCGTCGCGGTGCCGGAAGCGCCGGGCCGGGCCGTGCAGGTGCCGCCGCCACCGCCCGAGCGCCGCAGCCGTGCCGAGACCCGCGCGCTGCACCAGCGCATCCTCGACCGGCTCGGCCCGGTGCCGGTGCCCGAGGACCAGGTGATCCGCGATCTTGGCGGGCAGGTCGCGCAGATCGCCCCGGCGCTCACCGATCTCGAACTCGAGGGGCGGCTCGAACGCCGCCCCGGTGGATTGCTGAGCCGGCTCTCCTGA